The following proteins are encoded in a genomic region of Cryptomeria japonica chromosome 11, Sugi_1.0, whole genome shotgun sequence:
- the LOC131066440 gene encoding ABC transporter B family member 19-like — protein MDDISFVSEDGFRNEGDNVKLKNGSKKSKANSIRSVSFFRLLSYADSIDVVLMVLGTIGGLGHGLAHPGGYLFLGMALHAFGTHQNDTHATVKALYKILPYVWYLAACMLPAGFLEVACWIYTSERQSARLRLHFMKAILNQEISYYDTDVNIGKVISNITDHIDLIQDAIGEKVGHFIFSVSTFVIGAIIAFAMCWQVALVTILVVPLIAIIGATYSKTMVSNFQRTQLNSSEATSIIQETISQIRTVFAFIGEKTAYESFTKVLEKQMKLSKIGALAKGLGIGVLNATTNLSWALMIWIGALVVTHGYSNGARVITAVMCILFGGLSLTFAAPDLQAFSQGKAAGYEVFEIMERKSKISYEQGGKTLEKLEGCIDIHNVRFSYPSRPQKIILRSFSLSVPAGKTVALVGNSGCGKSTVISLLQRFYDPLKGKVLIDGIDIKELDLRFLRRNVGLVAQEPCLFATSIRDNIRMGKWDASIDMIERAADQANAHSFISGLPDKYETQVGDRGMQLSGGQKQRIAIARAILKNPCILLLDEATSALDSQSERNVQEALDNIMSNRTTLVIAHRLSTIVNADLIAVIEQGKVTELGNHTQLLKKSKLYSEMISLQNLTSGKAAANDENRLEKGTQSNLTKENDHVIKSPMNPNMENSASLTDSTITFADKVKGPENLGQLSILRFLFKMNAWEVGKIVAGSVAAATTGISKPLFGFSIMTIGVTYYKPHALEKVETYSEIFVGIGALVIVAHTVQHFFFGEVGERAMKTMRETLFSGILGKEISWFDKAENSSSLVSGRIMNDTVLVKSIIADRMSVIVQCISSILIATVVSMIVNWRMALVAWAVMPCHLVGGLIQAWSSKGFATDSATAHAEISRLGSEAVINIRTVASFVYEDQIIESVKNCLRRPLKKSRRESLKYGLIQGIAVLLWNVAHAVALLYTTILLEKHQATFKNSVRAYQLFSLTVPSITELWTTIPAVFRAMKVLSPIMNVLRTNRQIDGDMQFESIKGHIEFKNVSFCYPSRPEVPILRNFSISVKSGTTLALVGASGAGKSSIIALIERFYDPQHGEILIDGRDTKMYNLKWLRKYIGLVQQEPLLFSTSIKENILYGNEGASEYEIMAAAEEANVHTFVSSLPNGYNTLVGDKGSQLSGGQKQRIAIARIILKRPSILLLDEATSALDVESEVLIVAALDKLYNSCKCTRVVVAHRLSTVVNSDVIAVMEKGQVMEMGSHSDMVSKGGLYTQMLTLQKITTNEVEE, from the exons ATGGATGATATTTCTTTTGTCAGTGAAGATGGCTTTAGAAATGAAGGAGATAATGTAAAATTAAAAAATGGCAGCAAAAAGAGTAAAGCTAATAGTATCAGATCAGTTTCATTCTTTCGCCTTCTGTCATATGCAGATTCAATAGATGTTGTTCTAATGGTCCTGGGGACCATTGGAGGCTTAGGCCATGGCTTGGCTCATCCAGGGGGTTATCTTTTCCTAGGAATGGCTCTTCATGCCTTTGGTACCCACCAAAATGACACTCATGCTACGGTCAAGGCTCTCTACAAG ATTCTTCCTTATGTTTGGTACCTGGCTGCCTGCATGCTACCTGCTGGTTTCTTAG AAGTGGCTTGTTGGATTTACACTAGCGAGAGGCAATCCGCCCGACTGAGATTACATTTCATGAAAGCGATCCTCAATCAAGAAATAAGTTATTATGATACAGATGTAAATATTGGCAAGGTTATCTCCAATATTACAGATCACATAGATTTGATACAGGATGCTATTGGTGAAAAG GTAGGACATTTCATATTCAGTGTCTCTACTTTTGTAATCGGGGCTATTATTGCCTTTGCCATGTGTTGGCAAGTTGCTCTGGTAACCATACTAGTAGTGCCTCTTATAGCCATTATTGGTGCTACTTACAGCAAAACCATGGTATCTAACTTTCAAAGAACACAACTTAATTCCTCCGAGGCCACAAGCATCATCCAAGAG ACTATATCTCAAATAAGAACAGTATTTGCATTCATAGGAGAGAAAACAGCTTATGAGTCATTCACCAAGGTTTTAGAGAAACAGATGAAACTGAGCAAAATTGGGGCTCTAGCCAAGGGCCTTGGAATAGGTGTACTGAATGCCACAACAAACCTCTCTTGGGCTCTCATGATTTGGATTGGAGCACTGGTGGTGACTCATGGTTATTCGAATGGAGCCAGAGTCATCACTGCTGTCATGTGTATACTCTTTGGAGGATT ATCACTTACATTCGCTGCTCCAGATCTGCAAGCCTTCAGCCAGGGGAAGGCAGCAGGTTATGAGGTTTTTGAAATTATGGAAAGGAAGTCCAAGATAAGTTATGAACAAGGGGGAAAGACACTGGAAAAGCTGGAAGGATGCATAGATATTCATAATGTGCGCTTTTCATATCCTTCTAGGCCACAAAAGATTATACTGAGGAGTTTCTCTTTGTCCGTACCAGCAGGGAAGACTGTGGCCTTGGTGGGCAATAGTGGGTGTGGTAAAAGCACTGTAATTTCTCTCCTGCAAAGATTTTATGACCCATTGAAAG GTAAAGTACTGATAGATGGGATTGATATCAAGGAGTTGGACTTGAGATTTCTGAGAAGAAATGTGGGTCTGGTTGCGCAAGAACCTTGTCTGTTTGCAACTAGTATTAGAGATAATATCAGAATGGGCAAATGGGACGCAAGCATTGACATGATCGAACGGGCAGCAGATCAGGCGAATGCTCACTCTTTCATCTCTGGACTTCCTGACAAATATGAAACCCAG GTTGGAGACAGAGGAATGCAATTGTCAGGTGGGCAGAAGCAAAGAATAGCTATAGCTAGAGCTATACTGAAAAATCCTTGCATTCTTTTGTTGGACGAAGCAACAAGCGCTCTTGATTCTCAATCTGAAAGGAATGTTCAAGAAGCTCTGGACAACATCATGTCCAACAGAACTACATTGGTGATTGCTCACCGCCTCTCCACAATTGTCAATGCAGATCTTATTGCAGTCATTGAACAGGGCAAAGTCACAGAGCTTGGAAATCACACCCAACTATTGAAAAAAAGCAAATTGTATTCAGAGATGATAAGCTTGCAGAATCTCACGTCTGGAAAAGCAGCAGCCAATGACGAAAACAG GCTTGAAAAAGGTACCCAAAGTAATCTTACAaaagaaaatgatcatgttatCAAATCTCCCATGAATCCCAATATGGAAAACTCTGCAAGTCTTACAGATTCTACAATCACTTTTGCTGACAAGGTTAAAGGGCCAGAAAACTTAGGACAGCTATCAATCTtgagatttttatttaaaatgaacGCATGGGAAGTAGGAAAGATTGTTGCAGGCAGTGTCGCAGCAGCCACAACTGGAATATCTAAACCTCTCTTTGGTTTCTCCATCATGACTATTGGGGTTACCTATTATAAGCCACATGCCTTGGAGAAAGTGGAAACATATTCAGAAATTTTTGTTGGCATTGGAGCTTTAGTTATCGTTGCTCATACAGTACAACATTTTTTCTTTGGAGAAGTTGGGGAGAGGGCCATGAAAACCATGCGTGAGACATTGTTCTCTG GAATACTAGGGAAGGAAATTTCCTGGTTTGATAAGGCAGAAAATAGTTCAAGTTTGGTCAGTGGACGCATCATGAATGACACAGTATTAGTGAAGTCAATCATAGCCGATCGTATGTCTGTGATAGTGCAGTGCATATCATCCATTTTGATTGCCACCGTAGTCAGTATGATCGTGAATTGGAGAATGGCTTTGGTGGCATGGGCTGTAATGCCTTGCCATCTCGTTGGGGGACTCATTCAG GCTTGGTCATCAAAAGGATTTGCAACTGATTCAGCCACAGCCCATGCAGAGATAAGCCGGTTGGGGAGCGAAGCAGTTATAAACATTAGAACAGTAGCCTCGTTTGTCTATGAGGATCAAATAATTGAATCTGTCAAAAACTGTTTAAGGAGGCCCTTGAAGAAAAGCAGACGAGAAAGCCTGAAATATGGACTCATACAAGGCATAGCAGTCCTCTTGTGGAATGTTGCCCATGCAGTTGCACTTTTGTACACTACAATTTTGCTTGAAAAACATCAGGCCACCTTTAAAAATAGTGTCAGAGCATACCAACTTTTCTCATTAACCGTGCCCTCCATAACTGAGCTATGGACAACTATTCCTGCAGTTTTCAGGGCCATGAAAGTCCTCAGTCCAATAATGAATGTACTAAGAACAAACCGCCAAATAGATGGTGACATGCAATTTGAATCCATAAAAGGCCATATTGAGTTCAAAAATGTGAGTTTCTGTTACCCATCCAGACCAGAAGTTCCTATTCTCAGAAACTTCAGTATTTCTGTAAAGTCAGGCACTACATTGGCCTTGGTGGGTGCAAGTGGAGCAGGCAAGTCATCTATCATAGCCCTCATAGAAAGATTTTATGATCCTCAACATGGTGAAATTCTCATAGATGGAAGAGACACAAAAATGTACAACTTAAAATGGCTCCGGAAGTACATTGGATTAGTACAACAAGAGCCCTTGCTATTCTCCACTTCAATTAAAGAAAACATTCTATACGGGAATGAAGGTGCTTCAGAGTATGAGATCATGGCAGCCGCAGAAGAAGCAAATGTTCATACATTTGTGAGCAGTCTTCCAAATGGATACAATACactggtgggagataagggttctCAGCTGTCTGGCGGACAGAAACAGAGGATTGCGATAGCTAGGATAATTCTCAAAAGGCCTTCTATTCTGTTACTTGATGAAGCTACAAGTGCTTTGGATGTTGAATCAGAAGTTCTGATTGTGGCGGCATTAGATAAACTTTACAATTCATGCAAGTGCACCAGAGTAGTTGTTGCTCATAGGCTATCTACAGTTGTGAATTCAGATGTCATTGCAGTAATGGAGAAAGGGCAAGTTATGGAGATGGGTAGTCATTCAGACATGGTGTCCAAGGGAGGACTTTACACCCAGATGCTAACTTTGCAGAAGATAACTACCAATGAAGTTGAGGAATAA